In the Hordeum vulgare subsp. vulgare chromosome 7H, MorexV3_pseudomolecules_assembly, whole genome shotgun sequence genome, one interval contains:
- the LOC123411928 gene encoding basic leucine zipper 19-like: MKKSCTNIDERISHHVDILCKSKAKQKNLQQQAARGHGLIKRPPVCLLLIAAMDDGHLDCSSIGSYFDDILMDTEQQLACCTHTHTCNPPDHHLHHTHTCLHVHSNFTASASSDAGAGAETPAEFEDAHNTFRSKRRRPSGNQAAVRKYREKKKAHTVLLEEEAARLRAMNEELGKKVQDHAALEAEAARLRCLLVDVRGRIEGEIGAFPYHRRPAKGAGQGGAQIMSSCDFIGTCEQPHTCFH; encoded by the coding sequence ATGAAAAAAAGTTGTACCAATATAGATGAAAGAATTTCCCATCATGTCGACATCTTGTGCAAAAGTaaagcaaaacaaaaaaatttgCAACAGCAAGCAGCACGTGGGCACGGCTTAATTAAGCGTCCTCCTGTCTGTCTGCTGCTAATCGCGGCCATGGACGACGGGCACCTCGACTGCTCCTCCATCGGCAGCTACTTCGACGACATCCTCATGGACACGGAGCAGCAGCTTGCGTGCTGTACTCACACCCACACCTGCAACCCGCccgaccaccacctccaccacaccCACACCTGCCTCCACGTCCACTCCAACTtcaccgcctccgcctcctccgacgccggcgccggcgccgagaCCCCGGCCGAGTTCGAGGACGCCCACAACACCTTCAGGAGCAAGAGACGCCGTCCCTCGGGTAATCAGGCGGCCGTGCGCAAGTAccgggagaagaagaaggcgcaCACCGTgctgctggaggaggaggcggcccgtCTCAGGGCTATGAACGAGGAGCTCGGCAAGAAGGTCCAGGATCACGCCGCGCTCGAGGCCGAGGCGGCTAGGCTCCGCTGCCTGCTCGTCGACGTCAGGGGGAGGATCGAAGGGGAGATCGGCGCCTTCCCTTACCACCGGCGGCCCGCCAAGGGCGCCGGTCAGGGCGGTGCCCAGATTATGAGTTCATGTGATTTCATAGGAACCTGTGAACAACCTCATACGTGTTTTCATTAG
- the LOC123411496 gene encoding F-box protein PP2-B11-like translates to MITMCCYTSEAYYTSLYHPSRMDQSKINQHMSMVTETGICDLPADCLVLVASLTSPGDACRLAATATALRAAADSDEVWKSFLPADCADILARCSAAGDERRREGETNKELFSRLCVCPVLLDGGKLSFSLERHSGAKKYMIALWHGFGGYQYYGLEDSSSHTFTLTPDSTRWRLPRTCCGCMSTPS, encoded by the exons ATGATCACCATGTGTTGTTATACCAGCGAAGCATATTACACATCGCTTTATCATCCCTCCAGGATGGACCAAAGCAAAATTAATCAACACATGAGCATGGTGACGGAGACGGGCATCTGCGACCTGCCGGCGGACTGCCTGGTCCTCGTGGCCTCCTTGACCTCCCCTGGCGACGCGTGCAGGCTGGCGGCCACCGCTACGGCGCTCCGGGCGGCCGCCGACTCCGACGAGGTCTGGAAGAGCTTCCTCCCGGCAGACTGCGCGGACATCCTCGCGCGGTGTAGTGCTGCGGGTGATGAGCGCCGCCGTGAAGGCGAAACGAACAAGGAGCTCTTCTCCCGACTCTGCGTCTGCCCCGTCCTCCTCGACGGCGGCAAGCTG AGCTTCTCGCTCGAGAGGCATAGCGgtgccaagaagtacatgattgcACTGTGGCACGGGTTTGGTGGCTACCAGTACTACGGATTGGAGGACTCGTCCAGTCACACATTCACCCTCACTCCAG ATTCCACAAGGTGGCGGCTCCCTCGTACCTGTTGTGGGTGTATGTCAACGCCATCATGA